One window of the Chryseobacterium sp. CY350 genome contains the following:
- a CDS encoding cbb3-type cytochrome oxidase subunit 3: MIPQNFKDILSNTENAGLYQTLALIFFMLFFIALVIYVFSRPKKYYREEEHAPLEDDEDDFNLKD; the protein is encoded by the coding sequence ATGATTCCTCAGAACTTTAAAGACATCTTATCCAATACCGAAAATGCAGGTTTGTATCAAACTTTGGCTCTGATATTCTTTATGTTGTTCTTTATCGCCCTAGTAATATATGTTTTTAGCAGACCTAAAAAATATTACAGAGAAGAAGAACACGCACCTCTCGAGGATGACGAAGATGATTTTAATTTAAAAGATTAA
- a CDS encoding c-type cytochrome, whose protein sequence is MKQRTPVFVNILIITGLLIVFYYLFVQSYSFLASPYFWGTVVISAILAYIHSAIGDLIENNKFKKLSAEEKAAYLSEKKIPFLKRQYDAAFKKQSETEEKDILIDHGFDGIMELDNQLPKWWVGLFWFGTVFCAVYISAYSFTDFAHPLTEYEVEYKEQIASIAAYEKDQPQVTIESAVFAEDNIAAGEEVFKTNCVSCHSEGGKGGIGPNLTDNFWHNQPEKTLFKNVFHVVENGVTGTAMQAWGKNGVLTGRDIQNVAAYVYHINQEQPPITPAQGGAPAYGDEAKWEKQ, encoded by the coding sequence ATGAAACAAAGAACACCGGTTTTTGTAAACATCTTGATAATAACAGGACTGCTGATCGTTTTTTATTATCTGTTTGTACAAAGCTACTCGTTTTTAGCTTCGCCATATTTTTGGGGAACTGTAGTGATCAGTGCTATTTTAGCGTATATTCATAGTGCTATTGGGGATTTGATTGAAAACAACAAATTCAAAAAACTTAGTGCAGAAGAAAAAGCAGCCTATCTCTCTGAAAAGAAAATTCCTTTTTTAAAGAGACAATATGATGCTGCATTCAAGAAGCAATCTGAAACTGAAGAAAAAGACATTCTTATCGATCATGGTTTTGACGGTATTATGGAGCTTGATAATCAACTTCCAAAATGGTGGGTAGGATTATTCTGGTTCGGAACCGTATTCTGTGCAGTTTATATATCAGCATATTCATTCACAGACTTTGCTCATCCACTGACTGAGTATGAAGTAGAATATAAAGAACAAATTGCAAGCATCGCAGCTTACGAAAAAGATCAGCCGCAGGTTACTATTGAATCAGCAGTTTTCGCTGAAGACAATATTGCAGCAGGCGAAGAGGTTTTCAAAACAAACTGTGTATCTTGTCACTCAGAAGGTGGTAAAGGAGGTATCGGACCAAACCTTACAGATAACTTCTGGCACAACCAACCTGAAAAAACATTATTCAAAAACGTATTCCACGTTGTAGAAAATGGAGTTACAGGAACTGCAATGCAGGCTTGGGGTAAAAATGGTGTACTTACAGGGCGAGATATTCAGAATGTAGCTGCTTATGTATATCACATTAATCAGGAACAACCACCGATTACTCCGGCACAAGGCGGCGCACCAGCTTACGGTGACGAAGCGAAGTGGGAAAAACAGTAA